From a single Alloactinosynnema sp. L-07 genomic region:
- the hisS gene encoding histidine--tRNA ligase, which produces MKIDNSPARGTRDLLPATVAVRDHVLAQITEVYHRFGYQRIETPALENIERLTGGQGGENEKLIYRILRRGLDETVSAETTLGELVDLGLRYDLTVPLTRFYGNNQATLPQPFRSFQFGPVWRAERPQKGRYRQFYQCDIDMLGEESVLAEVELIEATTEALAAVGLDGTTVRVSDRRFLSALAAGAGLPEEEWTGLFITLDKLDKVGWDGVRAELAGRGLDGDRVDQLQASITSLQGIDSAKLGDQLSASVPGLADEVIADLSATADALRALGETRPISWEFDPTLVRGMGYYTGQIFEIVHPGSSGSVAGGGRYDRLIGRSLGRDVPACGFSIGFERIVDLLGGQAPGERVAVLYEADVALPAVTGAARTLRGTGRTVSPIRRRGKFGAQLGRLEEWGFTSFVHLKADSADLDERPLGDR; this is translated from the coding sequence GTGAAGATCGACAACAGCCCCGCGAGGGGCACCCGTGACCTGCTGCCCGCGACCGTCGCCGTGCGCGATCATGTCCTGGCCCAGATCACCGAGGTCTACCACCGGTTCGGCTACCAGCGCATCGAGACCCCCGCGCTGGAGAACATCGAGCGGCTGACCGGCGGCCAGGGCGGCGAGAACGAGAAGCTGATCTACCGGATCCTGCGCCGCGGCCTGGACGAGACGGTGTCCGCCGAAACCACGCTGGGTGAGCTGGTCGACCTCGGTTTGCGCTACGACCTCACGGTCCCGCTGACCCGCTTCTACGGCAACAACCAGGCCACGCTGCCCCAGCCGTTCCGCTCGTTCCAGTTCGGCCCGGTCTGGCGGGCCGAGCGGCCGCAGAAGGGCCGCTACCGGCAGTTCTACCAGTGCGACATCGACATGCTCGGCGAGGAAAGCGTCCTGGCCGAGGTCGAGCTGATCGAGGCCACCACCGAGGCGCTGGCCGCCGTCGGCCTCGACGGGACCACCGTCCGGGTCTCCGACCGGCGCTTCCTGTCCGCGCTGGCCGCGGGCGCGGGCCTGCCGGAAGAGGAGTGGACCGGCCTGTTCATCACCCTCGACAAGCTCGACAAGGTCGGGTGGGACGGCGTGCGCGCCGAGTTGGCGGGCCGGGGCCTCGACGGCGACCGGGTCGACCAGCTCCAGGCGAGCATCACCAGCCTCCAGGGCATCGACTCCGCCAAGTTGGGCGATCAGCTGTCGGCGTCGGTCCCCGGTCTGGCCGACGAGGTCATCGCCGACCTGTCCGCCACCGCCGACGCCCTGCGCGCGCTCGGTGAGACCCGCCCGATCAGCTGGGAGTTCGACCCGACGCTGGTGCGCGGCATGGGCTACTACACCGGCCAGATCTTCGAGATCGTGCACCCCGGCTCGTCGGGCTCGGTGGCGGGCGGCGGGCGCTACGACCGGCTCATCGGCCGGTCGCTGGGCCGCGACGTGCCCGCGTGCGGCTTCTCCATCGGCTTCGAGCGCATCGTCGACCTGCTCGGCGGCCAGGCCCCCGGCGAGCGCGTCGCGGTCCTCTATGAGGCCGACGTCGCGCTGCCCGCGGTCACCGGGGCGGCGCGCACGCTGCGCGGCACGGGTCGCACCGTGTCCCCGATCCGCAGGCGCGGCAAGTTCGGCGCCCAACTCGGCAGGCTGGAGGAGTGGGGATTCACCTCGTTCGTCCACCTCAAAGCCGACTCGGCCGACCTCGACGAGCGCCCGCTGGGCGACAGGTAA
- a CDS encoding TIGR04222 domain-containing membrane protein, translating to MNEPWGLSGPEFLRIYLVVFFFALLFALAVRIMVRTGSADTRPTGGTIRPGQLSMHELAYLAGGARRVVETAIARLIDQGRIRPSRKGSVSVVEGSTSADPVDMAVLSDVKRYGDRAIHLLVDKVSRVDAVTGVGDSLVRKGLLVGEAAARARWGALPLAVLFVVGAARWINGISDGRPIGWLSLALLATGLAMVLVYRMPVPTRTYAGERVLREAKPNGRRVPSEEAALLGAAGVVGIVAFSGLGAHPDEEINTAMASHRSSHDGGSSSSGGDGGGGSSSSCGGGCGGGGGGCGG from the coding sequence ATGAACGAGCCGTGGGGACTCTCGGGACCTGAGTTCCTGAGGATCTATCTGGTCGTGTTCTTCTTCGCCCTGTTGTTCGCGTTGGCGGTACGGATCATGGTCCGTACGGGATCCGCCGACACGCGGCCGACAGGCGGGACGATCCGGCCTGGTCAGCTCTCGATGCACGAGCTGGCGTACCTGGCGGGCGGCGCGCGGCGCGTCGTGGAGACGGCCATCGCCAGGTTGATCGACCAGGGCAGGATCCGGCCGAGCCGCAAGGGATCGGTGAGCGTGGTCGAGGGGTCCACGTCCGCCGATCCCGTCGACATGGCCGTCCTGTCGGATGTCAAGCGGTACGGGGACCGCGCGATTCACTTGCTCGTCGACAAGGTCAGCAGGGTTGACGCCGTCACCGGCGTCGGGGATTCCCTGGTGCGCAAGGGGTTGCTGGTCGGCGAGGCGGCGGCGCGGGCACGATGGGGTGCCCTGCCGCTGGCTGTGCTCTTCGTAGTGGGCGCGGCGCGGTGGATCAACGGGATATCCGACGGACGGCCGATCGGCTGGCTGTCGCTGGCGCTGCTGGCGACCGGCCTGGCCATGGTTCTGGTGTACCGCATGCCGGTGCCGACCCGGACCTACGCGGGGGAACGCGTGCTCCGCGAGGCCAAGCCGAACGGCCGCAGGGTGCCCAGTGAAGAAGCGGCGTTGCTGGGTGCGGCCGGCGTCGTCGGGATCGTGGCGTTCAGCGGTCTTGGCGCCCACCCGGACGAGGAGATCAACACCGCGATGGCGTCACATCGGTCCAGCCACGACGGCGGTTCCTCGTCGTCGGGTGGCGACGGCGGCGGTGGCAGCAGCAGCAGCTGTGGCGGTGGCTGCGGTGGCGGTGGCGGTGGCTGCGGGGGATGA
- a CDS encoding S8 family peptidase, whose protein sequence is MKRTFSFLTALGLVLAGTAPAQAEPTKTATPTKSRSVTLITGDRVVVPDGGRAPSLIPGKGRERIQFRTQKTGGHLTVIPADAMSLVADGTLDRRLFDVTGLLDAGYDDTRADLPLIITGQAPTGMRTMRELPAAKARAVSADKSALASGWQTLTRGGKVWLDGKRKATLDRSAAQIGAPQAWQAGLTGAGVKVAVLDTGVDQTHPDLAAREVGERNFTDSADAVDRVGHGTHVGSIIAGGGAKYRGVADGARLLDGKVLNDQGYGLDSWIIAGMEWAVEQGADIVNLSLGGEDTPDIDPVEAALNRLSAEHGTLFVVAAGNSGPSASSVGSPGSADAALTVGSVERDDSVSFFSSRGPRIGDSAVKPDVTAPGSEIAAAKAAEGVIGNPVEPGYVALSGTSMATPHVAGAAALLAQKNPQWTGARIKAALTASARPTAGAGAFDQGSGRIDVPKALAQNIVTEPTSVSLGLQQWPHDDDQPVTKDLAYRNDSDQAVTFDLTLDVADPQGKPAPAGMFTLSQNRIEVPAGGTATIRVTADTRMGTVDGVYSGSLTAKAGEVAVRTPVAVNREVESYQLKITYLGPDGKPSNSVGGLLVGMDSGTVDFLRPVDGVFTKRVPKGKYLIDSFISDDASAHHLVHLGVDLTKDTEVVADARATKPLQITPPVEATPTLASEEYVIKTAHGFVGIGVISSDPRRVHTGQVGPAMPTDQLTWTVNTSWETTDAFYGLAWSQGGSIPTGWVKQVRQQDLATVRTEVGRAAGDHEAVERLVFPRPTSGEGGGWARVRRTTIPTTITEHLTTDGMRWSGEILMTTPDPMRIDGAYTSPWRDYRANRTYQERMNVGIYGPAMPDTGYSPGIRYENRLGFRISLFGDGGGNSGYMITESANTTLYRDGVKIGESDVPGYGEFEVPAERGRYRLTTDVVRPARYDVSTKMSAAWTFESAKGDTTVPLSTVRFHANLDATNSAPGGRAFALPVTLQRENGSTAIPRGLSVDVSFDEGATWRKATVVANSVVLLHHPAGAKSVSLRAKASDGRGGTVEQTIVRAYKLK, encoded by the coding sequence ATGAAACGGACATTCTCCTTCCTCACCGCCCTGGGGCTGGTGCTCGCGGGCACCGCTCCAGCGCAAGCCGAACCAACCAAGACCGCCACACCGACCAAATCCCGTTCGGTCACGCTGATCACCGGCGACCGGGTGGTCGTCCCCGACGGCGGCCGGGCACCATCCTTGATTCCCGGCAAAGGCCGGGAACGAATTCAGTTCCGAACCCAGAAGACCGGCGGTCACCTGACCGTCATTCCCGCCGACGCCATGAGTCTCGTCGCCGACGGCACGCTCGACCGGCGCCTGTTCGACGTCACCGGCCTGCTCGACGCCGGGTACGACGACACCCGCGCCGACCTGCCGCTGATCATCACCGGGCAGGCGCCGACCGGGATGCGGACCATGCGGGAACTGCCCGCGGCCAAGGCCCGAGCGGTGAGCGCGGACAAGTCCGCGCTGGCGAGCGGATGGCAGACCCTCACGCGCGGCGGGAAGGTCTGGCTCGATGGCAAGCGCAAGGCGACGCTCGACCGCAGCGCGGCCCAGATCGGCGCGCCGCAGGCGTGGCAGGCCGGGCTGACCGGCGCGGGCGTCAAGGTGGCGGTGCTCGACACCGGTGTCGACCAGACCCATCCCGACCTGGCCGCGCGCGAGGTCGGCGAGCGCAACTTCACCGACAGCGCCGACGCGGTCGACCGGGTCGGCCACGGCACGCATGTCGGCTCGATCATCGCCGGTGGCGGCGCGAAGTACCGCGGCGTCGCCGACGGCGCGCGACTGCTCGACGGCAAGGTGCTCAACGACCAGGGCTACGGCCTGGACTCGTGGATCATCGCGGGGATGGAGTGGGCGGTCGAGCAGGGCGCCGACATCGTCAACCTGAGCCTGGGCGGCGAGGACACCCCGGACATCGATCCGGTGGAAGCGGCGCTGAACCGGCTCTCCGCCGAGCACGGCACCCTGTTCGTGGTGGCGGCGGGCAACTCGGGCCCGTCGGCGAGTTCGGTCGGCTCCCCCGGCAGCGCGGACGCGGCGCTCACCGTCGGCTCGGTCGAGCGGGACGACTCGGTGTCGTTCTTCTCCAGCCGGGGCCCGCGGATCGGCGACAGCGCGGTCAAGCCGGACGTCACCGCGCCGGGCTCGGAGATCGCCGCGGCCAAGGCGGCCGAGGGTGTCATCGGCAACCCCGTCGAACCCGGCTACGTGGCGCTGTCCGGAACGTCCATGGCCACCCCGCACGTCGCGGGCGCCGCGGCGCTGCTCGCCCAGAAGAATCCACAGTGGACTGGCGCCCGAATCAAGGCGGCGCTCACCGCGTCCGCGCGGCCCACGGCTGGGGCAGGCGCCTTCGACCAGGGGTCCGGCCGGATCGACGTGCCGAAGGCCCTGGCGCAGAACATCGTCACCGAGCCGACCTCGGTCAGCCTCGGGCTGCAGCAGTGGCCGCACGACGACGACCAGCCGGTGACCAAAGACCTCGCCTACCGCAACGACAGCGACCAGGCGGTCACCTTCGACCTGACGCTCGACGTCGCCGACCCGCAGGGCAAGCCCGCGCCCGCCGGGATGTTCACGTTGTCGCAGAACAGGATCGAGGTCCCCGCGGGCGGGACGGCGACCATCCGCGTCACGGCCGACACCCGGATGGGCACGGTTGACGGCGTCTACTCCGGCTCGCTGACGGCCAAGGCGGGCGAGGTCGCGGTCCGTACGCCCGTCGCGGTGAACCGTGAGGTCGAGAGCTACCAGCTCAAGATCACCTACCTCGGTCCGGACGGCAAGCCGAGCAACTCGGTGGGCGGCCTGCTCGTCGGCATGGACAGCGGTACCGTCGACTTCCTGCGCCCGGTCGACGGCGTGTTCACCAAGCGCGTGCCCAAGGGCAAGTACCTGATCGACAGCTTCATCTCCGACGACGCGAGTGCGCACCACCTGGTGCACCTGGGCGTCGACCTGACCAAGGACACCGAGGTCGTGGCCGACGCCAGGGCCACCAAGCCGCTGCAGATCACCCCGCCGGTCGAGGCGACGCCGACGCTGGCGTCGGAGGAGTACGTGATCAAGACAGCGCACGGCTTCGTCGGGATCGGCGTCATCAGCTCGGATCCACGCCGCGTGCACACCGGCCAGGTGGGCCCGGCGATGCCTACCGACCAGCTGACCTGGACCGTCAACACCAGTTGGGAGACGACCGACGCGTTCTACGGCCTGGCCTGGTCGCAGGGCGGATCGATCCCGACCGGCTGGGTCAAGCAGGTGCGGCAGCAGGACCTCGCCACCGTGCGCACCGAGGTGGGCCGGGCGGCGGGTGACCACGAGGCCGTCGAGCGGTTGGTGTTTCCGAGGCCGACCTCGGGCGAGGGCGGCGGGTGGGCCAGGGTCCGGCGGACGACGATCCCCACGACGATCACCGAGCACCTCACCACTGACGGCATGCGCTGGTCGGGCGAAATCTTGATGACCACCCCGGACCCCATGCGAATCGACGGTGCCTACACCTCGCCGTGGCGGGACTACCGCGCGAACCGCACGTACCAGGAAAGGATGAACGTCGGGATCTACGGACCGGCGATGCCGGACACCGGCTACTCGCCGGGCATCCGGTACGAGAATAGGCTGGGTTTCCGGATCAGCCTGTTCGGCGACGGCGGGGGCAACTCGGGATACATGATCACCGAGTCGGCCAACACCACTCTGTACCGCGACGGCGTGAAGATCGGTGAGAGCGACGTCCCGGGCTACGGTGAGTTCGAGGTGCCCGCTGAGCGGGGCCGCTACCGGCTCACCACCGACGTGGTCCGGCCCGCCCGGTACGACGTCAGCACCAAGATGTCGGCGGCGTGGACCTTCGAGTCCGCGAAGGGCGACACGACGGTGCCACTGTCGACGGTGCGGTTCCACGCCAACCTGGACGCGACCAACAGCGCGCCCGGCGGTCGGGCGTTCGCGTTGCCGGTGACGCTGCAGCGGGAGAACGGGTCGACCGCGATCCCCCGTGGACTGTCGGTCGACGTGTCCTTCGACGAGGGCGCGACCTGGCGCAAGGCGACGGTCGTGGCCAACTCGGTGGTGCTGCTGCACCACCCGGCGGGCGCGAAGTCGGTGTCGCTGCGGGCCAAGGCGTCCGACGGCCGCGGCGGCACGGTCGAGCAGACGATCGTGCGGGCCTACAAGCTGAAGTAG
- a CDS encoding VOC family protein translates to MVFRDNPWPAGTPCWVDLGTDVERAVSFYTGLFGWDIQVGGEEVGGYGQAFLDGKVVAGFGPLQDPSQPTAWTTYLASADLDGDAAKVKGAGGQIVVDPMDIMEFGRMFIAVDPTGAMFGVWEAGTHYGVQLTNEPGSLSWNEHLSGDLEAAKDFYAKVFGYSYDEVGGPLSYVTFSLTEGGDAVGGMGASGVGSWGTYFNVADTDAAAALVEELGGRVIDAPESTPFGRMATVADDQGAIFKLIADVPAR, encoded by the coding sequence ATGGTCTTCCGCGACAACCCGTGGCCCGCGGGTACTCCGTGCTGGGTCGACCTGGGCACCGACGTCGAGCGAGCGGTCTCCTTCTACACCGGCCTGTTCGGGTGGGATATCCAGGTCGGCGGCGAGGAGGTCGGCGGGTACGGGCAGGCGTTCCTCGACGGCAAGGTCGTCGCCGGGTTCGGTCCGCTGCAGGACCCGAGCCAGCCCACCGCGTGGACGACCTACCTGGCATCGGCCGACCTCGACGGCGATGCCGCGAAGGTCAAGGGCGCGGGCGGACAGATCGTCGTGGACCCGATGGACATCATGGAGTTCGGCAGGATGTTCATCGCCGTCGACCCGACCGGGGCCATGTTCGGCGTGTGGGAGGCGGGCACGCACTACGGCGTGCAACTGACCAACGAGCCGGGTTCGCTGAGCTGGAACGAACACCTCAGCGGCGACCTTGAGGCGGCCAAAGACTTCTACGCCAAGGTCTTCGGATACAGCTACGACGAGGTCGGCGGCCCGTTGTCCTACGTCACGTTCTCGCTCACCGAGGGCGGCGACGCGGTCGGCGGCATGGGCGCGTCCGGTGTCGGTTCGTGGGGGACGTACTTCAACGTCGCCGACACCGACGCCGCGGCCGCCTTGGTCGAGGAACTCGGCGGCAGGGTCATCGACGCGCCGGAGTCGACGCCGTTCGGCCGGATGGCCACCGTCGCCGACGACCAAGGCGCGATCTTCAAGTTGATCGCCGACGTGCCCGCGCGGTAA
- a CDS encoding aldo/keto reductase, which yields MPIGWDDVDPDQAYAGLLRAHELGVTLFDTADVYGLGRSERLLGRLVRDIGRDGLVLSSKVGYFAGTARHPYQPEQIRRQFDTTLDNLGTDHLNLYFLHSTDFGPDDEYLPGAVAALRELREQGMIDAIGLCAPHTFALEWADGTGPRAAETGRWLRLFDQVRPDVMTVRYNLLSPRYPAQETDIFTFARHHQVGVLIKQALGQGLILRDPNRSPRGFSPADHRSRDRDFQPTALAEIDRRLAPLRGRFGTSPAALARIALGYALRHAPDAAVLVGFRDADQITTTLTSLDTPLHPDEVVEITALLHPDTHDERTPARAVHRG from the coding sequence GTGCCGATCGGCTGGGACGACGTCGACCCCGACCAGGCCTACGCCGGGCTCCTCCGCGCCCACGAGCTCGGGGTGACGCTGTTCGACACCGCCGACGTCTACGGCCTTGGCCGGTCCGAGCGGCTGCTCGGCCGACTCGTCCGCGACATCGGGCGGGACGGGCTGGTGCTGTCGAGCAAGGTCGGCTACTTCGCCGGGACCGCACGGCACCCGTATCAGCCTGAGCAGATCCGCCGCCAGTTCGACACCACCCTGGACAACCTCGGCACCGACCACCTGAACCTGTATTTCCTGCACAGTACCGACTTCGGCCCCGACGACGAGTACCTGCCGGGGGCGGTCGCCGCGCTGCGGGAGCTGCGCGAGCAGGGCATGATCGACGCGATCGGGCTGTGCGCACCCCACACCTTCGCCCTTGAATGGGCGGACGGCACCGGACCGCGGGCCGCAGAGACCGGCCGCTGGTTACGGCTGTTCGACCAGGTCCGGCCCGATGTCATGACCGTGCGATACAACCTGCTCAGCCCCCGCTACCCCGCGCAGGAGACCGACATCTTCACCTTCGCACGCCACCACCAGGTCGGCGTGCTCATCAAGCAGGCCCTCGGCCAGGGCCTGATCCTGCGCGACCCGAACCGCTCACCCCGGGGGTTCAGCCCCGCCGATCACCGCAGCCGCGACCGCGACTTCCAGCCCACCGCCCTCGCCGAGATCGACCGGCGGCTGGCCCCGCTGCGCGGCCGGTTCGGCACCAGCCCGGCCGCGCTGGCCCGCATCGCCCTGGGCTACGCGCTGCGGCACGCGCCCGACGCCGCCGTGCTGGTCGGCTTCCGCGACGCCGACCAGATCACCACCACCCTCACCAGCCTGGACACCCCGCTCCACCCGGACGAGGTCGTCGAGATCACCGCACTGCTCCACCCCGACACACACGACGAGAGGACGCCCGCCCGTGCAGTACATCGAGGTTGA
- the cyaB gene encoding class IV adenylate cyclase — protein sequence MQYIEVEKKFALPDPTALKAKLEALGAKPSEATHQIDAYFNAPHRDFTAPEAISEWLRVRTEARGSSVNFKRWHPINELIKTHADEYETKVDDVEAIRRLLEALDFKPLVTVDKTREEWKLPEIEIVFDHVIGAGHFVEFEYKADAATVEDATERLAQFIASVGVPLGEPINRGYPHILLGRQH from the coding sequence GTGCAGTACATCGAGGTTGAGAAGAAGTTCGCCCTGCCCGACCCGACCGCACTCAAGGCCAAGCTCGAAGCACTCGGCGCCAAGCCCTCCGAGGCGACCCACCAGATCGACGCCTACTTCAACGCCCCGCACCGCGACTTCACCGCCCCCGAAGCGATCTCAGAGTGGCTGCGGGTGCGCACCGAGGCCCGCGGCTCGTCGGTCAACTTCAAGCGCTGGCACCCGATCAACGAGCTGATCAAGACCCACGCAGACGAGTACGAGACCAAGGTCGACGACGTCGAAGCCATCCGCCGCCTCCTCGAAGCACTCGACTTCAAGCCGCTGGTCACCGTCGACAAGACCCGCGAGGAGTGGAAGCTGCCCGAGATCGAGATCGTGTTCGACCACGTCATCGGCGCAGGACACTTCGTCGAGTTCGAGTACAAGGCCGACGCCGCCACCGTCGAGGACGCCACCGAGCGACTGGCGCAGTTCATCGCCTCCGTCGGCGTGCCACTCGGCGAGCCGATCAACCGGGGCTACCCGCACATCCTCCTCGGCCGCCAGCACTGA
- a CDS encoding CoA transferase, translating to MAAEVARWPAAEVAEAVVAAGGAAACLRSADEWRVHPQGKAVAAEPLMAIERIGDAPARPLPPADRPLAGVRVLDLTHVIAGPACGRVLAAHGADVLHVGAARLPTVFPLVVDHGFGKRTCHLDLRAEENRATLRGLLADADVMVQSFRPDTLAAKGFGPADLPPGVILVSISAYGHSGPWRNRRGFDSLVQLATGIAQDSGDRLVSLPAQALDHATGWLAAAAVMTALRRRAVEGGTWHVRLSLARTARWFDDLGRVESVEVPGFADPYLSDMDSDFGVVRHVRCPGGLPGSPPGYGHGPRTPGSDPAAWW from the coding sequence GTGGCCGCGGAGGTCGCGCGGTGGCCTGCGGCGGAAGTCGCGGAGGCGGTGGTGGCGGCCGGGGGTGCCGCTGCCTGCTTGCGGTCCGCCGACGAGTGGCGGGTTCATCCGCAAGGCAAGGCCGTGGCCGCTGAGCCGCTCATGGCCATCGAGCGGATCGGTGACGCGCCCGCGCGTCCGTTGCCGCCCGCTGATCGGCCGTTGGCGGGTGTCCGGGTGCTTGACCTCACCCACGTCATCGCGGGCCCCGCCTGCGGGCGGGTTCTCGCCGCCCATGGTGCCGATGTCCTGCACGTTGGCGCCGCGCGGTTGCCGACGGTGTTTCCGCTGGTGGTGGACCACGGGTTTGGCAAGCGGACGTGCCATCTCGATCTGCGGGCCGAGGAGAACCGGGCCACTCTGCGCGGTCTGCTCGCCGACGCCGATGTCATGGTGCAGTCGTTTCGGCCGGATACCTTGGCGGCCAAGGGGTTCGGGCCCGCCGACCTGCCGCCCGGCGTCATCCTGGTGAGTATCTCCGCCTATGGCCACAGTGGACCGTGGCGGAATCGGCGCGGGTTCGACAGCCTGGTCCAACTCGCCACCGGCATCGCCCAGGACTCAGGGGATCGGCTGGTCTCGCTGCCCGCGCAAGCGCTTGACCACGCCACCGGCTGGCTTGCCGCGGCCGCTGTCATGACCGCGTTGCGCCGTCGGGCCGTCGAGGGCGGGACCTGGCACGTGCGACTCTCGTTGGCCAGGACGGCGCGCTGGTTCGATGACCTCGGCCGGGTGGAATCGGTGGAGGTTCCAGGTTTCGCCGATCCGTATCTGTCTGATATGGACAGTGATTTCGGCGTTGTTAGGCACGTGCGGTGTCCAGGTGGGCTGCCCGGATCGCCGCCGGGGTACGGGCATGGTCCCCGTACTCCCGGCAGCGACCCGGCGGCCTGGTGGTGA
- a CDS encoding DUF692 domain-containing protein: MGELGVGIGWRSEIDLTVERMPGVDFVEVVAENVHHDNLPESLRILRDRGIPVLPHAVSLSLGGADPVDGARIDHLAAVADALDAPLASDHVCFVRAGGLDSGHLMPVPRTRDALDVLVANVKTAQAALGVPLALENIAALIEWPAAELTEARFLTELVERTGCLLLIDVANMWANALNLGQDPTLLLDGLPLDQVAYVHVAGGMETDGVYHDTHAHPVPPGVLDLLRELCTRVRPPGVLLERDDFYPTDAALKAELDAIRAVLAETA, translated from the coding sequence GTGGGTGAGCTCGGGGTAGGCATCGGCTGGCGGTCGGAGATAGATCTGACCGTCGAGCGGATGCCGGGGGTCGACTTCGTCGAGGTGGTCGCGGAGAACGTGCACCACGACAACCTCCCGGAGTCGCTGCGGATCCTTCGGGACCGCGGGATCCCCGTCCTCCCCCACGCCGTCTCGCTGTCGCTGGGCGGCGCCGACCCGGTCGACGGCGCCCGGATCGACCATCTCGCGGCGGTGGCCGACGCGCTGGACGCGCCGCTGGCCAGCGACCATGTGTGTTTCGTGCGCGCGGGCGGCCTCGACTCTGGTCATCTGATGCCGGTCCCCCGCACCCGCGACGCACTGGACGTGCTGGTGGCCAACGTCAAGACGGCTCAAGCGGCGCTGGGGGTGCCGCTGGCGCTGGAGAACATCGCCGCGCTGATCGAATGGCCCGCGGCGGAGCTGACCGAGGCGCGGTTCCTCACCGAGCTGGTCGAGCGGACCGGCTGCCTGCTGCTGATCGACGTGGCGAACATGTGGGCCAACGCGCTCAACCTCGGCCAGGACCCAACCCTGCTGCTCGACGGACTGCCGCTGGACCAGGTGGCGTATGTGCACGTCGCGGGCGGGATGGAGACGGACGGGGTCTATCACGACACCCACGCGCACCCGGTGCCGCCTGGCGTGCTCGACCTACTGCGTGAGCTGTGCACCCGGGTCCGGCCGCCGGGGGTGCTGCTCGAACGCGACGACTTCTACCCGACCGACGCGGCACTGAAGGCCGAACTCGACGCGATCCGCGCGGTACTAGCGGAGACAGCGTGA
- the msrB gene encoding peptide-methionine (R)-S-oxide reductase MsrB yields the protein MKPVVGATPRVVKSEQEWRAQLDPREFAVLRKAGTEPAWTGEYTETKTVGVYRCRACGAELFRSDTKFESHCGWPSFFSPLAGESVILREDREFGMVRTEVLCGSCHSHLGHVFEGEGYPTPTDQRYCINSISLTLVPDEDTSSPAQEA from the coding sequence GTGAAACCCGTTGTCGGCGCGACCCCTAGGGTCGTCAAGTCCGAACAGGAATGGCGCGCGCAACTGGACCCGCGCGAGTTCGCGGTGCTGCGCAAGGCCGGGACCGAGCCCGCGTGGACCGGCGAGTACACCGAAACCAAGACCGTCGGGGTCTACCGGTGCCGGGCCTGCGGCGCCGAGCTGTTCCGCAGCGACACCAAGTTCGAGTCGCACTGCGGCTGGCCGTCGTTCTTCTCGCCGCTGGCGGGCGAGAGCGTCATCCTGCGGGAGGACCGCGAGTTCGGCATGGTGCGCACCGAGGTCCTGTGCGGCAGCTGCCACAGCCACCTCGGCCACGTCTTCGAGGGCGAGGGCTACCCGACCCCGACCGACCAGCGCTACTGCATCAACTCGATCTCGCTGACGCTGGTCCCGGACGAGGACACCTCAAGTCCGGCTCAAGAAGCCTAA